Part of the Bacillota bacterium genome is shown below.
GCCGGTGATGGCGCTGCTCTTCGGACAGCTCGCCGGTGCGCTGCTGCTGGATACGGCGGTGCTGGTCGGCATGGGGGCGGTCTTGGCGCTCTTGGACTTTCTGGTTATGCAGCAGATCCTCCGGCGGCTCGACCGGAGCCGGCTGTTCGAGAGCCAGGTGCGGTGACGGCAACGTCGCCCCGCCATCGGGCGCACCGGTCGCCTGGGCAGGGCAAGCTCACCGTAAAGCGAAGGCCATTGGGCTGTGCCACTTGGACGGATGTTCGCCTCCCGATCACGGATGGCTGACCCGCCGGCCCGGCAGCCCAGTCTCCCGGTCGGGGAAGCTCGGGGACGGAAGGCCGGAGGAAGGCGCCCTCCCGCCGTGGGATCCTTCAGAAGGCCACCCCTGGCCGCCGCAGGGCGGTCGTCGGCGGGGTAGACGCCGGGCGGGGCGACGGGCGGGGCGGAGCAGGCGGGGAGGAGACGGGGCCGGGGGCGGGCCGATCCCCGGCTCCCGTGCAACGCGGGGGGTGGAAGAGATGCGTGCCGAGGAGAGCCGGCGCCGGGTGGCGGAGTTCTCGAGGCGCATGCTGCACGATCGGCTGGTGGCCGGAACGTCCGGGAACATCAGCGCGATCGACGAGGCGAGCGGCCTGATCGCCATCACCCCTTCCGGGGTGGACTACGAGCGCCTGGCGCCGGAGAGCATCACGCTCCTGGACCGCGACGGCCGGGTGGTGGAGGGGGATCTCGAGCCCTCCAGCGAGACGCCCATGCACCTCCACATCTACCGGAGGCGTCCGGAAACCCGCGCGATCGTCCACACCCACTCCATGTACGCCACCACGCTGGCGGTCCTGGGACGCGGGATCCCGGTGATGCACTACATGGTCCTCCTCCTGGGCGACTCCGTGCCGGTGGCGGAGTACGCCGTCTACGGCTCGGAGCAGCTGGCGGAGAACGCGGTGCGCGCGCTGGGGGCCGAGCGGAAGGCCGTGCTCCTTGCGAACCACGGCGCGGTCACCGTGGGAGGAAGCCTCGACGAGGCCTACCGGAACGCGCTGCTGCTGGAGTCCATGGCAGAGCTCTATTGGCGGGCGGTCCTGGCCGGCGAACCGCGGCTTCTGAGCGAGGCGGAGGTCGAGGAGGCCTCGCGGCAGCTGAAAGGTTACGGCGCCGCCCGTCTCCGCACCAGGCCCTGAGCCCCCCTGTCGCATTTCCCCGGGGCCCCCGCCGGAGGGGCGGCCAGAGGCCCGACGGCCGCAGACCCCATGCGATGCGAGAAAGACCGACTTCCCGCCCG
Proteins encoded:
- a CDS encoding class II aldolase/adducin family protein, with amino-acid sequence MRAEESRRRVAEFSRRMLHDRLVAGTSGNISAIDEASGLIAITPSGVDYERLAPESITLLDRDGRVVEGDLEPSSETPMHLHIYRRRPETRAIVHTHSMYATTLAVLGRGIPVMHYMVLLLGDSVPVAEYAVYGSEQLAENAVRALGAERKAVLLANHGAVTVGGSLDEAYRNALLLESMAELYWRAVLAGEPRLLSEAEVEEASRQLKGYGAARLRTRP